A stretch of DNA from Drosophila virilis strain 15010-1051.87 chromosome 5, Dvir_AGI_RSII-ME, whole genome shotgun sequence:
GAGGACTCGAAACCGGCGGTAAAAAAGATCACAGCCTGGGCCACCAAGATGTCACCCTCAAAGACAAACTGATTGCCCTCCGCCTGGGCCTGCTGTGTGCTCCGCTTGAAGTCAATGAGTAGATCGATCAGATCGTTCCGCGGCTGCTTGGACTTTTCACGCTCCGCCATCACATAGTTAATGGTCTTGCGCAGAAACTCGGTTGACTCGGCGGGCACCACCTTGAAGCCGAAATACGGTACCAATTGCGGCAGAAAGAACACCAAGGTAAACTCCGCCGCACGCTTCAGACTAAACTTGAAGACGGCACGTCCATGACGACGGAATTCACTATTCGGATGATTGAAGCTATTCGCCTGCACGCCGTAGGCCACCGTGGCAATCACGTCTGTGGTGAAGAGTGCACACAGCTCCTTGGCCTCCAGGTCGAAGCAGCGCATGCGCTCATTGTGGAGCGGCTGCTGGCGCAAATACGCATCCAGATTGCAGCCCACCTCATCGATTAGCGGAAACATGTGCTTGAGACGATTGCTGGTGAAGAACGGCGACAGCTTCAGACGCACCTCCTTCCAGGCTGGGTTCTTGaggaaaaataaattttgcgAGCCGAGCGGATCGCCCTTGTAGTCTGAGTTGGAGTAGCGATTGGCGAACTTCGGAAAATCCTTGACCATAATGCGTTTAATCAATGTCGGATcgcgcaacagcagcgccgGCTTGTGGAACACATGTATGCCCACAAAGGGCTTGTCCTGTGCATCCGGATGATTGTAGAGCTCTCCTATAAAATCGGCTGGACTACTTCGCATGCTCAGCAGGCCACCCAAATTGCCCAGCAGCAGGCTGGGTCGCAGCTCCGGCACGCCACGACGTGTCCAATAGGCATAGTGCTGGCGCAGATAATAATAGCCACTCACCAGGAGTAAGACCAAGATCACCAACATTGTTCCAAGTGTCATCCTAAGTGTCCAAGCTGCGTTCAGCTACTgtttccagctgctgctcgtgaGTCTCCATTGAGGGTCTAGGCTGTTCGAGATTGGAAGATAGCGACCAGGGTTCATCAGGTTGCAGCACAAGGTCGCTCGTTTTCTGAATGAATGTTTTTTCGCATTGTGCTCAGGGTCTGGTTGCTATTCCTTTGTTGCACAGTGCtaacatatttgcatatttggtTGTAGATCAGCTGCAAATCGAGCTTCaaatactttatttttatacatgtTCGCGTCTTTAGTTGTACAATAGAGGATATGATAGCTATTTATGTAGTATTcgcttttattatataatattatcgTATAAACTATGAATTGGACGGGATTGAACGGGATTCAATCAGtccaaaacataaatatattatacgGCCTTATTATCAATTCATCTGAAGAAGATATATCAAATAATTTCCCAGTCAAGTCTTAATCGATTCTCCTTTCCTTACAGCTACCATGCTACCTTTCTGCTTAGCTCTATTGCTCTTGGTGCTTCTGTTCAGCTATCTCCATTTACTGGAACGTTACAGCTACTTCCGGCGTCACCAGCTGCCGTATTTGCCCGTTTCCACCTGGACGCCGTTGGGTCATCTAAAGCAGTTGCTATTCTTGCGCATTTCCTTTGGAGATCTCTTCAAGAACATCTACGCGGATGAGCACACCCGTGAGGCAAAGCTGGCGGGTTTCTTTGTGTTCCAAACACCTGCGCTTATGATACGCGATCCGGAGCTCATACGCCTTGTGCTGATCAAGGAATTCAATAGCTTTCTAAATCGCTATGAAGCTGCCGATGCTCGACATGATCCCATGGGCGCACTGACCCTGCCGCTGGCCAAGTATCCGCAATGGCGGGAGAGTCGTCAGTGCATGTCGCAGCTATTCACCAGCGGGCGCATGAAGCAGCGCATGTATCCATTGATGCAGCAGGTGCTGATGGACCTTGAGCGGCATCTGGTGAAGCGTATGTGTGGACAATCGGAGCGCGTGCTGCCCTTGAGTGAGATGTGTCAGCTCTATACGACAGATGTGACGGGCAAATTGTTCTACAGCTGGGATGTGGGTGGATTGCGTGAGGGCAAATCCCCATTGCGCCAACAGACCAAGCAACTGTTCAGGCCCGACGTTCAAAAGGTGCTGCACTTCATGTGCATCTTCTTTTTGCCACAATGGACCTGGCTGCTGCGCGCCAAGGTCTTCTCCATGGACTATGCCCACTTCATGAGGCAGCTGGTGCGGCGCCACGCCACCGACACTCAGGTTGACCTGATTAGACAGCTCCAGCAGCTCCAACAGGCacgtccacacacacactacgcACAGGAAGCGGACTTTATAGCCGCACAGGCGGGCATCATTTTGCTTGCAGGCTTCGAGACTTCCTCCGCCTTGCTGGGCTTTACACTCTACGAGCTGGCCAAGCAGCcgaagctgcagcagcgtttGAGGCAGGAGCTAGCCACAGCTTTTGGTGGCGACGCTCAGCTTAGTTATGAGGCGGCAGCTACGTTGCCATATCTAAAAATGGTTTGTCTGGAGGCACTGCGTCTCTATCCCGCCGCTGCGTTCATCAACCGCGAGTGCACCCGGGCTGAAGGCTTCGCGCTGCAACCGCACATCGACTTTGTAATACCCTCTGGCATGCCGGCTTATGTATCCATATTGGGCATACAGCGTGATGCAAAGGTGAGCTGGAAGCTGAATCCTAAGGAAACTCACACTCTCTAATTCTTACTCTTCTAGTACTGGCCCAAGCCCTTACATTTCGATCCCGAACGCTTTGCGCCGGcgcatataaaaaacatatcaCCCATGTCCTATATACCCTTCGGTGCTGGTCCACACGGTTGCATAGGCAGTCGGCTGGGCTTGCTCCAGCTAAAGCTGGGCGTGGCTCACATTTTGAGATCTCATCGTGTGGAGTTCTGCGAGCGAACAGTGCCCGAAATACGCTTCAATCCCAAGACTTTTATGCTAGAGTCTCTGGATGAATTATACTTGCGTTTCTGCGTTGACCCACTGTagataaaactaatatatatcaattactTAGCGGCTGTGATATTCGATCATTAAACCTTATGTAAGTActgttcaattatttattacgTTTGAGAATAGTTTGGAGTCAAGCCAAAACTGAATGCGCTGGCCGATAGACACGCAAGGCCGAGCTATTCGtacatatatttctatataaaatcgaattacttttattttcataatcCGTAAGCTACGAATTCCAAAGGCCGTTCGGTATTGCATGCGGCCAAAGTTTTGCTACCTAATGAgccaaataattttaattgatcTACGATTGAGAGAATCGGTGTCTTATCCTAAAAAATTTGCAAGGTACAAGCTCATATTTACCAGGTTATATTCGCCTTGAAAAGAAACACCGCAAACTTGTGATATTACGTGGAGaagattttttaaattcttttcttgaaatattcaattaagctactagaataatatatttgcaatttattcGGAGTAAGGGGGAAttctcattttgttttaatatgaACCCTAACAATTTGTCAAGAACCACTTAAACATAGTTTTGCTTTGACTATAACATCTAAATCTGAAATGATATAGTCGAAAAGAAAGGGATTCGTTTATGTCaattattatttcaaaatataagttattattttttttcattacataaataattcaatttgatgCTTCCCCAAACTATCCCTTGCGCCCTGCTTATTCGGATTTTAGATATTGATTCTTAATCTAGCGTACTTTCATTGGGTtttgtgtatttaattttGGGCGATGTTATTTATGTTCTGGCTATCAGTTGGGATGCTCCAGTTTGGCTAGCTTCTCCTCAATGTCCTTAATGCGGCAACGGACCTCGGGAGCTGAGTCGCGCTGAAATTTGGGTAGATTCGTTTCGAAATTTTGCTTAAGCAGCGCCAACGTGGCCTGATCTCTGGTCAGGCTGAGGCGTTTGATCAGCATGAGGACTATGTTGAGTGCCTCCTTCTTCAGGCCAGTATGAGGCACGCCAGCGGCGAGTGTGACTGCGGCTAGGACATCATTGCAGATCTTCTGCACAATTGCCTCACGAGTCTGCAACGGCGTCGCCTCTGTCTTGGGCTTCTTCTCCAGATTGTTGCGTTCGAGCGCCATTTCTGGCAGCTTGGCCGCCTCATCGAAAATATATAAGCGCTCGACATACTTGGTTAGCGCAGCCAATAGGCTAACCTGCACGGGACGAGTACTCTCGCTCAAAATGCTGGTGCAGTTCTCGGCAAAGAAGAGCTGATATCTGTGCTGGGTTTCAATGGCATGCTTGGGCCACGATTTTCCCAGTGTCTCCCAGACCACCTCCTTTAGCTTGTTGAGCGTTTGGGCGCGTTTGTTGCGCTCATCGGCGCTTAAATCCTTGTTGGCATTGCTGCAGCCGGGCTCATCCTCATCATCGGAGTCGCCCGTGCGCAGTTCTTTCTTCTCCAGCAGATACCAGATCATGTTGTATACCTCTTCAAAGCGATCCGCCTCCAGCACATCCAGTATTTCGCCTAATGCAGCTAGTGCCATAGTGCGATAGACGGGTTCCTGTTTGCGTGCCTCGCGCATTGCCGCTTCGATAATATTGGCACAGACCTCGTGCTGACGATCGAGATTTTTGCAGAGCGCAGCCAGAGCCTGCAATAAACGTTCCTTGCCCTCAAATGTTCGTCCCTGCAGGCCACTGAGCAATAGCTTGATTAGTCGCACACGATCCGTCATCTCCAGGCTGCCACTCAGGCGCTTCGCAATGTTCTGTATGGCATTGGCCGCCTGAGCCTTGCGCGACCAACTGGCATCGGTCAGCGATGATTCCAGCTTGGGTATGATGACATGCAAATTAAGACGAATGCCTGCATCGCCGGGACTTATGTCATTCCACAGATCCTTCCATTGCTCAATGTTTGTCTTGTTCTCCTCGTTCTGTTCCTCGTGCATGGCAAAGAAGATCAACGGCAACATACAGTCCATGTAGTCCTTGAGCAGCTCGTGGTGTCGCTTATTAATCGATTGTATAGTCAAAGCTATCGAGCGATTGTTGGGCTGCTCCATATACAGCTCATCCAGTTTGGTGAAAAGATTCTTAATGGATTGTTCCTGTAAAGTGGGATGGCAAGACATTTGGTTATGTTTGAAACCGCCTTAGGGAAAGTTTTATATCTTACCTTGGCCAGTCCCATGAGATGTCCAATGGCGCTGGCATTGTATTTGCGCACGGTGACGTTGCGATCCTTGATGCCGACAAAACAGGCTCCCAAATATTTTCCCACCAAGGGCGTCATTTCCTTGCCCAGACGAATGCTGACCTGTAAGGAGAAGAGATGATATACAAACGACCGAGGCAAGAGGAGGATAGGGATAGATCAGATCACTTACCAGACACACAAAATGTGCGCAACCAATTTTGGTGCCTAGATTGACGCTGGTTTTCATTAGCTCCAGCAGCTCTGGTGTCATGCGTTCCAGCACCGGATAGTCAATAAAATGTACGCATTTGTTGATCGCGTCCATGGTGTGATGTGATTTAGCTGCTTCTGCGCGGAGACTGTCCACAGCTTCTTGGGCTTCATTATCAGCGCCCAGACGCGTGGACACATACGACAGCTTGGTGTTCTCCAGTTCGCCGGTGGCGCGAAGCAGACAGGGTATGAGCGTGGCAAGGTGTGGTGCAATCAAAACGCCCGATGAATCAATCATATCCGATATGGTCTTAATGCTGACCTTTCGAATGTCAGCGACCTTGTGACCCACGCCCGTTTCCAGCAAAAATGGCAGAATGGAGGCAGCCACTGCTGTGCCAGATTTTCCGTGCTCCGATGATGCGGCCAGAACGCACAGTTTGCCCAGAAATGCGGCTGTGCCATGGGCAGTCATGCGCGTGCCCTCGTGTATGTCGTCCATGACGCGGAACAACTGATACCAGAGTTCCCTTAGCTCCGGCTCGGGCAGCTCATCCACCTCCATGCTGTCGGGCGTCACACGACGCGGATTGACACAGCTGCTGGTCGAGGTACCAGCAGAAGACGTAGGCAGCTGCTCCTCGGTGCGTAAACGCAGACCATTAGACCTCTTGAGAAGATCTCGCACAGCTAGGCAACATGCAATGCGCACTCGCCACTCCGTGCAGGTGAGATTGTCCAGCAGCTCGCGTAGGATTTCCCAATAGTATTGCTCCGTTATCTCCTTAGAGTCGCTGACAATGGTGTCCCATATAGATATCATGGAGTTTTGTATTTTGGGCGTCGGATCGTATTTATAGCGATATAGACGCGGTATTATCTTTCCCAGATATGGTTGCATTTTCTGACGCGACTCCGCGGAGAGCGTCTTCAGGCCAAAGGCAGCGCCCAGTTTGCTAGTCCAGGTGGCATTATGATTGGCCAGTTGCATAAACTGATAGATCATGTCCGGCTGATTGAGATCCGATGCGAGAGAACAGAGCTCCTTGTAGGTGGTTATGTTACCGCCTGTGGGCGTCTTGCCCAGCATGCCCTCGGCAAAGAGCTCAGTGTCGTCAGAGACCTGATTAACCTGACGTTTGCCGCCTATAAGCTGATCCAGTAGCGAATTCGCCAAATCCGTTTGGCTGCTGGAGTCGGAAAGTGCGTAGACCAGACCCAAACCTCGTGACGACACATCCTGCACGAATTCTGTGAACGATTAAACATGTTTAACAAACGCTGTTGGGACATTAAATCTGTACAACACACCGCTATCATCAGAGAGCAGCTCAGTAAAGGcaaactgcagcagctgcttcttGTTGAGCACAGCAGGTCGATTGCTGCAGTGTTTGACCACCGCCAGAAGCCATACGGAGATGGCCTGACGCGACTGCGGATTGGGCTCGCTCACCAAGCGTATCAAGGCTATCAGAAACTGTTCAAAATCTGCGTCGCTGCAGTGCTGGTTTTGGAATGTCTCTGCCGGCGGACCCTTGTTCACATCGTAGCCGCACAAGGTGTTAACAATGGCTTCCGAGATGGCTATATTCAATGCCGCATCCTTTTGCACCTTGGCCAACGCTAAGAACTTGTCCAGATTGCGTTTGGTAAAGTGCTCCCCATCGCCTATGGCCAAATAGCCCAAGCATTTTGCTGCCTCCTCGCGTATCTTTTGACGCACAGAGGTGCTGCGCAGCAGCTTGAAAATCACgctaaaaattataaactttGTTGAATTCTCAATGCTTGCCAATTCGGCCATCTCttcgtcgtcatcatcgttATTGGTGCTGCTCTCCGCAACAATTTCCACCTGCACATTGGGTATTTCCACCGTCTTTCCAATCATCGAGGTGCATTTGACCGCTGCAGAGACGAGTAGCCACTGCGCTTCATTGAGCATTTTAGCTGAGGATGAAAAGCAGTGGTTAAATATCATAGCAACAGGTTTTCCCAGGTCacaatgtttttcataaaatataatcTCAATTTTTGGCCTCTTTTCCCAATCCAAGAGTGCATTTCTCAGGGgaaaattaaaagtatttgaccaaaataaaactttactCCCCGAAATGAACACTAGCACATTGGAACAAAAGCCTTCAATTTGTCAGTACAAATAGTTCTATAGTTCCATATAAGCATAATTAGATTTAGGCCATTCACTCACCTATAATCTTCACAGCATTTATAAACGGTGGCCAGTTGGCGTAGTCCTTGCTGGAGTTCTGCTGCTTGAGCTGTTCGATTTTACGATTAAAAGTGTGTCCCACGACCAGCAACCAGCCATGCTTGTGCTCCAGAGTTTTCTGAGGCAAGCTGGTCAGACAATCGCCCACCTCTTGATCAAATTTATCAGCTGCAAGTCCATAGGCCCAGAGAAGGCCATAGACCTGGGCGACATTAATGCGCATTGTTTCCGACACGTCCTTGAGAGAGTTGCTCAAAGGCTCGAGCAAATGCAGCTGCTTCGGCGCAAATAGGTCGGGTGCAGCATTTAGCAGATCATAGAGACAAAGCAAACTAGATTCAGCTGCAAGAGATACACAAGAAAGAATAGTTAATCTCAATTTTCCAACTCCAAGGATTAAATTTCGTATAACTTAAAACTCACTGCGCTTGGCCTCTACTCCGCGTTGGACGAAAAGTAGATATTGATGCAGCGCATTGGACTCATCTTCGTCGTAATTAATGGTTATATATTTGCGTAGCTCGTGCGTATACTTCTCATCACCCGGTGCGGCTACAATGCCCGCCGAGTACCACAAGCAGAGACGCAAATAGTCGAGCATTTCCTCGTAGACGTCCAAGCTGTAGGGAAGCTTGGTGCGTCCCACCACAACGCAGGCGTTGCTCTTCTTCAGCCGTTTGTTGGCCATGTCATGGACATGGGACATCATCACATGGAAACTGGGCAATAAAACACGTCGCTGCTCCTGTGACAATTGATTAAAATCACTGATGGACTCGCTGGTGTGTTTACCCGTATGCTCAATGGAGGAGAGCATGCTGTAGTTGACATGATCCTTCTTCGAAGTGCCATACAAATAGGTGGTCACATGCTCACGCAAGGAATTGCTGTATATAGGAACAAGATATTTAGTCGGATTAGGatgcatatattaatttaaccCACCGTTCGCCTGCGATGAGCAGAAGCAAATAACGCGCTGGTGCATAAAACTCTGGATAGCAGCTGGTCAGGAAGACGCTGGTTACATTCTGCACTATTTGGATCTTGGACTCAGCATTGTCCAGCAACATGGCCAGTAACAAATGCTGTTGTCCGTCCAGCTGCACATGTGATGGATCGCCATCCGTGTCCACTTCCATGGCATCCGATTTGGTCTTGGTTTGCCAAGCAAAAGCTGGTGCCATGGATACCAATGCCTCGCGTATCGAGCTATGTAAATCGGGTGCACAAGTGgctaaattattaaaatagcCCAGTACAAGCTTCAGATCCTGGCTAACATCCTGAGGAAAACTGCGTGCGTGTTGAGCTAAAGCGGAATATGCTGCATTCTGCACATCATTCGGTTCAACCGAGTCGCGTCCGATAACTTTTGTGATGCCCGTCAGCATGACCTTGGACACCTTGGAGACTACCTCGCGTGGACCACTTTGAGTAAACAAAAAGGATTGATCGttgaatttatatatctatagctTTGAAGAGTCCATAGAATATGGAACGAAAACTTACTCTCTCAGCACAAGctcaacaaattgcaaagcaAGCACTTTGCACTTTTGATTGGTATTGGTGCCAAAAAGTCCATCGAAGATCACCTGCAGACCCTTGCCCACATTGATGCCCTTGCCGCGGCACTTGATCAGATACTGCAGCAACTTTTGACGCACACGAGCACAACAAGGACGTGTCTGGCGCTCGGCTTGCTTATGCTGATTGCCAATGAACAGTGTGTACAGAGCTGAAGTAACAGCTGGACTAGTAAAGTCCAGCATGGTGCATAATTTGCTCAGCTCGGCAATGGCAGGCGTGGCTACGCCAAAGCGTGTGTCGGCAGAGGCAACCACAAGTAGCACGAAGATCTCGTTGTCGGTGAAGACGCTGGCACATAGAAGGCGTACAATGCCCTTTTTGATCTTCTCCAGCTCCTCGGCGCGCCAATTGTTGGCAATGACACGCTTAAAACTATACGGACTCAGTCCAGGTGGCACCTCTTGCTCCTGTGTAATGCCGtagggcaacagcagcacatcCTGCAGCATTGACAGAAAACTGGCACTAATGGCCGGCTTGTCGTTAATCTTAAAAAGCTCAGCTCGCTGTGCCGGGTCATCCGGTATTTTCATCTCGCTTAAtatgggcagcagcagcgtaaaAAGCTTGTCCTGATAGTTCTCCAACTTGCTCTCGCAGCTGATTACCTTGGCGGCCAGCGCGGTTTGCTGTGCCAGCGGCAGGCGGGGAAAGCCCATGCTGATGAAGATGATGGCAAAGTTCTTCAAGAATGTCGTGCTGTCAGGGGCCGCATACTGATCCAGAAGTGCTTCCACGGGTATCTGCACCTGGCTGCGTGATGTTACGCGCCGCTTAATGTGTGTAAGCACCTCAACCACCTggtttaataatattttagtttttggtcAGATTAGCAAAACACTTTTGCAGCGTCATGCGGCAGCGACTGACGTCTGGTTCTACGTTACCTTTGTGCGCACCAAATTGTGGGGCGAATTGATTTTGATTATGACTGGCGTCAGGAATTTGCCCACCGTGGTTTCAAGCTTCTCATCGCTATCGGCATTGCCCAGACGCAGTAAAACGCGCTCGAGCAGCTCTGAGGACAAAGAATGCAAAAATTTGTAGACGGTTTTTAGGTTGTGTTTGTGGTTAATTTAAACGGACAATTGAGTTGCTAACTATCCCAATTCGTTTTGATTGGGCTAAATCATGCTTAGTGCTTAATTTTGGCCTTACGGATAACCTAAATATGTTGTATTTTTACCAATTTCTGCAGCAGGTCCCGCTGTTTccattttgcttatttttctcttattttttgtttagcgTCTGAGAGTGTTGCCAGTGCAGGGCAACAGCTGAGAGCTTatgcagcgttgccagactatCGAATAGCAAGTCATTCGCTCTGCTTCATATAATTTGCAAGTGTGGCGCGCAATTTAAACGTCGTACATAAAGGCATTAAGAGTGAAAGCTTTGTTACTGAACAGCTTCCTTGGGCGAACATTGCTTTAAGTAGGCAGGTATCTTGTCCAGATCTTTATACGTAATTAGAACTAACGCGGACTTAGCATTGTAACAAAAGGAATTTATTTGTACGAACATTGCtaaatttagaaaaaattacattttttccAATATAAGTTTAGAGGACATCTTCATAGCAGGATGAACTGAAACCTTGGGGATTCACTCAATAGATCACTCTTTGTTTTGTAATGGGGCCCTTAGTAAGTGGTCAAATGGAAATAACAATATTTAGTTTATAATTAGTTGGTtaatgttgcttttattgaaattaatctgaatacatttatattgtAATTTCCAAATATTCAAGGGCAGCAATCAAAAACTGtaaatagaataatataaGACAGACATTAGTATGAAATATTAGTTTTTGGCAGCTGCAATAATCTGTTGATAGCTTTCAGTATTTTTACTTTTAGTAAAAAGAGTCAAGGTTCTTCAGCAATTTGTTTTATGAAGACCGTCATGATTTTATCATCAGAAAATGCATTagaaatttgaatataaaatgtattcaatACACACCTTTTAGAGAGAATAGAACGCCGAGATCTCTCGGCATCTGCTGAAAATACTGAAAAAGATCTACAAAATTAGACAGAATATGATTACATttacagtttgttttttttttgttttattcaaaAAGAATAATGCtacaaatattgttttttttccaTAGTGGTTGTCCTCACTTAAAACTTCTTGAAGCTCTTCTTGGCGCCCTGACCCTTGCTGACTTTCAATACGTTGAAGCGCACGGTCTTTGAGAGTGGACGGCATTCGCCAATCGTG
This window harbors:
- the Cyp6t3 gene encoding probable cytochrome P450 6t3 encodes the protein MLPFCLALLLLVLLFSYLHLLERYSYFRRHQLPYLPVSTWTPLGHLKQLLFLRISFGDLFKNIYADEHTREAKLAGFFVFQTPALMIRDPELIRLVLIKEFNSFLNRYEAADARHDPMGALTLPLAKYPQWRESRQCMSQLFTSGRMKQRMYPLMQQVLMDLERHLVKRMCGQSERVLPLSEMCQLYTTDVTGKLFYSWDVGGLREGKSPLRQQTKQLFRPDVQKVLHFMCIFFLPQWTWLLRAKVFSMDYAHFMRQLVRRHATDTQVDLIRQLQQLQQARPHTHYAQEADFIAAQAGIILLAGFETSSALLGFTLYELAKQPKLQQRLRQELATAFGGDAQLSYEAAATLPYLKMVCLEALRLYPAAAFINRECTRAEGFALQPHIDFVIPSGMPAYVSILGIQRDAKYWPKPLHFDPERFAPAHIKNISPMSYIPFGAGPHGCIGSRLGLLQLKLGVAHILRSHRVEFCERTVPEIRFNPKTFMLESLDELYLRFCVDPL
- the Cyp6g2 gene encoding probable cytochrome P450 6g2 is translated as MTLGTMLVILVLLLVSGYYYLRQHYAYWTRRGVPELRPSLLLGNLGGLLSMRSSPADFIGELYNHPDAQDKPFVGIHVFHKPALLLRDPTLIKRIMVKDFPKFANRYSNSDYKGDPLGSQNLFFLKNPAWKEVRLKLSPFFTSNRLKHMFPLIDEVGCNLDAYLRQQPLHNERMRCFDLEAKELCALFTTDVIATVAYGVQANSFNHPNSEFRRHGRAVFKFSLKRAAEFTLVFFLPQLVPYFGFKVVPAESTEFLRKTINYVMAEREKSKQPRNDLIDLLIDFKRSTQQAQAEGNQFVFEGDILVAQAVIFFTAGFESSSSTMAFAMYELARHPEVQQRLRNEIKNALTASGGRVTQQLIESLEYMQMIIQEVLRMYPPLPFLDRECTSEDGYDLAPFHKFCVPKGMPIYIPAYALHMDPQYYPQPKQFQPERFSSSNRKLHTPYTYMPFGLGPHGCIGERYSFLQAKVGLVYVLRNHLVTTSERTLRRMKLDPKAIILQADGGINLRLVRDPLGV
- the LOC6625953 gene encoding proteasome-associated protein ECM29 homolog, whose translation is METAGPAAEIELLERVLLRLGNADSDEKLETTVGKFLTPVIIKINSPHNLVRTKVVEVLTHIKRRVTSRSQVQIPVEALLDQYAAPDSTTFLKNFAIIFISMGFPRLPLAQQTALAAKVISCESKLENYQDKLFTLLLPILSEMKIPDDPAQRAELFKINDKPAISASFLSMLQDVLLLPYGITQEQEVPPGLSPYSFKRVIANNWRAEELEKIKKGIVRLLCASVFTDNEIFVLLVVASADTRFGVATPAIAELSKLCTMLDFTSPAVTSALYTLFIGNQHKQAERQTRPCCARVRQKLLQYLIKCRGKGINVGKGLQVIFDGLFGTNTNQKCKVLALQFVELVLRDGPREVVSKVSKVMLTGITKVIGRDSVEPNDVQNAAYSALAQHARSFPQDVSQDLKLVLGYFNNLATCAPDLHSSIREALVSMAPAFAWQTKTKSDAMEVDTDGDPSHVQLDGQQHLLLAMLLDNAESKIQIVQNVTSVFLTSCYPEFYAPARYLLLLIAGERNSLREHVTTYLYGTSKKDHVNYSMLSSIEHTGKHTSESISDFNQLSQEQRRVLLPSFHVMMSHVHDMANKRLKKSNACVVVGRTKLPYSLDVYEEMLDYLRLCLWYSAGIVAAPGDEKYTHELRKYITINYDEDESNALHQYLLFVQRGVEAKRTESSLLCLYDLLNAAPDLFAPKQLHLLEPLSNSLKDVSETMRINVAQVYGLLWAYGLAADKFDQEVGDCLTSLPQKTLEHKHGWLLVVGHTFNRKIEQLKQQNSSKDYANWPPFINAVKIIAKMLNEAQWLLVSAAVKCTSMIGKTVEIPNVQVEIVAESSTNNDDDDEEMAELASIENSTKFIIFSVIFKLLRSTSVRQKIREEAAKCLGYLAIGDGEHFTKRNLDKFLALAKVQKDAALNIAISEAIVNTLCGYDVNKGPPAETFQNQHCSDADFEQFLIALIRLVSEPNPQSRQAISVWLLAVVKHCSNRPAVLNKKQLLQFAFTELLSDDSEFVQDVSSRGLGLVYALSDSSSQTDLANSLLDQLIGGKRQVNQVSDDTELFAEGMLGKTPTGGNITTYKELCSLASDLNQPDMIYQFMQLANHNATWTSKLGAAFGLKTLSAESRQKMQPYLGKIIPRLYRYKYDPTPKIQNSMISIWDTIVSDSKEITEQYYWEILRELLDNLTCTEWRVRIACCLAVRDLLKRSNGLRLRTEEQLPTSSAGTSTSSCVNPRRVTPDSMEVDELPEPELRELWYQLFRVMDDIHEGTRMTAHGTAAFLGKLCVLAASSEHGKSGTAVAASILPFLLETGVGHKVADIRKVSIKTISDMIDSSGVLIAPHLATLIPCLLRATGELENTKLSYVSTRLGADNEAQEAVDSLRAEAAKSHHTMDAINKCVHFIDYPVLERMTPELLELMKTSVNLGTKIGCAHFVCLVSIRLGKEMTPLVGKYLGACFVGIKDRNVTVRKYNASAIGHLMGLAKEQSIKNLFTKLDELYMEQPNNRSIALTIQSINKRHHELLKDYMDCMLPLIFFAMHEEQNEENKTNIEQWKDLWNDISPGDAGIRLNLHVIIPKLESSLTDASWSRKAQAANAIQNIAKRLSGSLEMTDRVRLIKLLLSGLQGRTFEGKERLLQALAALCKNLDRQHEVCANIIEAAMREARKQEPVYRTMALAALGEILDVLEADRFEEVYNMIWYLLEKKELRTGDSDDEDEPGCSNANKDLSADERNKRAQTLNKLKEVVWETLGKSWPKHAIETQHRYQLFFAENCTSILSESTRPVQVSLLAALTKYVERLYIFDEAAKLPEMALERNNLEKKPKTEATPLQTREAIVQKICNDVLAAVTLAAGVPHTGLKKEALNIVLMLIKRLSLTRDQATLALLKQNFETNLPKFQRDSAPEVRCRIKDIEEKLAKLEHPN